A genome region from Neptunomonas japonica JAMM 1380 includes the following:
- a CDS encoding iron-containing alcohol dehydrogenase, whose protein sequence is MSSTGYLQYTMRTVVHCAAGSIVRIPALFDGLGAKRILLMSDAGLEQAGIVDQVVRVFGTTGFSSRPALAGVFTGIAPDAACDTVNEALRYAREISADAILALGGGSVMDAAKGVKYALHHNLTDVRDAIQVGIKIESWPNATPMDIPHIAVPTTAGTGAEVTPGAVLYNEEAGIKGNLAVPFIEADIAVLDPNLTLGLPAHITASTGMDALTHALETVASPNSDHFTDAHAFMSAQLIERNLPTAVNDGQNVAARSSMLQASTMACNAFINALNAMPVHNCAHAFGAMFHIPHGDANAVLLPIVMEELRDFYLPNAERLSQALNLNVIGLSADEQLDAVIARLRGLLKETGQAQNFARFKIPADAMESIVIAVASDPVGLFLPIPPEKIVAIATKAMG, encoded by the coding sequence ATGTCTTCTACCGGTTACTTACAATACACTATGAGAACTGTTGTGCACTGTGCAGCAGGTTCGATTGTTCGCATTCCAGCGTTGTTTGATGGGCTCGGCGCAAAACGTATATTACTGATGAGTGATGCTGGCCTTGAACAGGCAGGTATCGTGGATCAAGTTGTACGAGTCTTTGGCACGACAGGTTTTAGTTCGCGACCTGCATTGGCAGGTGTGTTTACGGGTATTGCGCCAGATGCGGCTTGCGACACAGTGAATGAAGCTTTGCGATACGCACGAGAAATATCAGCGGATGCCATTTTGGCTTTGGGCGGCGGCAGTGTAATGGATGCCGCCAAAGGCGTTAAATACGCACTGCATCATAACTTAACTGATGTACGTGATGCGATTCAAGTGGGTATTAAGATTGAATCTTGGCCCAATGCTACCCCAATGGATATTCCCCACATCGCTGTGCCGACAACTGCGGGTACCGGAGCTGAAGTAACACCAGGTGCGGTACTGTATAACGAAGAGGCAGGTATTAAGGGAAATTTAGCGGTACCTTTTATTGAAGCCGATATTGCCGTATTAGATCCAAATTTAACCTTAGGTTTACCTGCACACATTACTGCATCAACCGGGATGGATGCATTAACACATGCGCTTGAAACGGTGGCGTCTCCTAACTCGGATCATTTTACTGATGCGCATGCGTTCATGTCAGCGCAGCTAATTGAACGAAATTTACCGACGGCCGTCAACGATGGCCAAAATGTTGCGGCGCGTTCAAGTATGCTGCAAGCCAGCACCATGGCATGTAATGCGTTTATAAATGCGCTTAATGCAATGCCCGTGCACAACTGCGCTCATGCATTTGGCGCTATGTTTCATATTCCCCATGGTGATGCCAATGCAGTTTTATTGCCCATTGTTATGGAAGAGCTAAGAGATTTTTACTTACCAAATGCTGAAAGGTTGTCTCAGGCTCTAAATCTCAATGTTATAGGGTTATCTGCAGATGAGCAGCTTGATGCAGTTATCGCAAGGTTACGTGGCTTGTTAAAAGAAACAGGTCAAGCTCAAAACTTTGCACGCTTTAAAATTCCAGCTGATGCAATGGAAAGTATTGTGATCGCTGTGGCATCTGATCCTGTCGGACTATTTTTGCCTATCCCTCCTGAAAAAATTGTTGCGATAGCTACGAAAGCTATGGGGTAA